The Candidatus Koribacter versatilis Ellin345 genome has a segment encoding these proteins:
- a CDS encoding ABC transporter permease encodes MKLIPRARSWFRSVSHDAQLQRDMDDELRFHVESYIEDLVKSGVSRQEATRRARIEFGSADAHKEAMRVSLGLRLWDELRSDVRYAVRMLKKSPSFTAIALLSLTLGIGANTTIFTLAKHLMIDRLNVPHPEQLRLMNWISPKHGAVHSIWGEWDKENGGNTSTSFSYPVYEYLRAHNHQLSDLFGFKNIGRANVTIDQAAEVVQADLVSGNFYSELGIAPQIGRVIDDADDKPGATPVAVISDGYWARRFGRSPAVLGKTITLNLTPVTIVGVNPKGFTGARQVQSSSDIYVPFSLQPQVAPNFRFGSLLTNTREWWMQIMARTKPGVNEEAARAELDIALKDAVRATMNPKKDEALPTLRVGDGSRGLNEAGRNFASPVYVLMALVGFVLLLACANLANLLLARTSARQREMSVRLAMGASRRRVLRQVLTESMMLSLLGGLGGLLLGYFGRLAIPHLVTNAWEEPMSAAPYDWKVFAFNLGLSLLTGILFGIAPAWQATRAEVNTSLKDSAQSTTRRRRGYGGKAVVGFQIALSTVLVLGSGIFLRTLVNLTSVDPGFETKNLVLFEMRLPQARYPVGKDLVLYRDLEQRLAAIPGVDSVGLSSVTLLAHSMSNDDFVPTGQKPEPGKETAADDNAVNDDFFKTMRIPILAGRAFNASDTETSQKVAIVNQALVKQFWPNENPIGKTFETSGSNDKKELFTIVGLCADTHYDDLRKEPPPTFFLSYRQASDISWGMTFEIKTRQSRAAITPMLREALRSVDRDLPLTDVRTQDEQIDGLLQQERLFATITGAFGVLALVLACIGIYGIMSYNVARRTNEIGIRLALGAKTQQVLAMVLREASWLAIVGVVVGLGAGLALVRLIRTMLYGMKPWDPVSIAIAAGLLLGVSLIAGYVPARRASKVEPMVALRHE; translated from the coding sequence ATGAAGCTGATTCCACGTGCACGTTCCTGGTTCCGTTCGGTGTCGCACGACGCGCAGTTGCAGCGCGATATGGATGATGAGCTGCGCTTCCACGTGGAGAGCTACATCGAAGACCTGGTGAAGAGCGGGGTTTCGCGCCAGGAGGCGACGCGGCGGGCGCGGATTGAGTTCGGCAGCGCGGACGCGCACAAGGAAGCGATGCGGGTTTCGTTGGGATTGCGGCTGTGGGATGAGCTGCGGTCGGACGTGCGGTATGCGGTGCGGATGTTGAAGAAGAGTCCGAGCTTCACGGCGATTGCGTTGCTGTCGCTGACGCTGGGGATTGGCGCGAACACGACGATCTTCACCCTGGCAAAGCACTTGATGATCGACCGGCTGAACGTGCCGCATCCGGAGCAGCTACGGCTGATGAATTGGATTTCGCCGAAGCACGGCGCGGTGCATTCGATCTGGGGAGAGTGGGACAAGGAAAACGGCGGCAACACGAGCACATCGTTTTCGTACCCGGTGTATGAGTACCTGCGCGCGCACAACCATCAACTCTCCGACTTGTTTGGGTTCAAGAATATTGGCCGCGCCAATGTGACGATTGATCAGGCGGCCGAAGTGGTGCAAGCCGATTTGGTGTCGGGCAATTTCTATAGTGAACTGGGGATTGCGCCGCAGATTGGCCGGGTGATCGACGATGCGGACGACAAGCCGGGCGCAACGCCGGTGGCGGTGATCAGCGATGGATACTGGGCGCGGCGCTTTGGGCGTTCGCCGGCGGTGCTAGGGAAGACGATCACGCTGAACCTGACGCCGGTGACGATTGTGGGCGTGAACCCGAAGGGCTTTACCGGCGCGAGGCAGGTACAGAGTTCGTCCGACATTTACGTACCGTTCAGCCTGCAGCCGCAGGTAGCGCCGAACTTCCGCTTTGGCTCGCTTTTGACGAACACGCGCGAGTGGTGGATGCAGATCATGGCGCGCACCAAGCCGGGCGTAAATGAAGAGGCGGCGCGCGCGGAACTCGACATCGCGTTGAAGGACGCGGTGCGCGCCACGATGAATCCGAAGAAGGATGAAGCGCTGCCGACGCTGCGCGTGGGCGATGGCAGCCGCGGCTTGAACGAAGCGGGACGAAACTTCGCGTCGCCGGTGTACGTGTTGATGGCGCTGGTGGGATTTGTGCTGCTGCTGGCATGCGCGAACCTCGCGAATTTGCTGCTGGCGCGGACGTCGGCACGGCAGCGCGAGATGTCGGTACGGCTGGCGATGGGCGCTTCGCGGCGGCGGGTGCTGCGGCAGGTGCTCACCGAAAGCATGATGCTCTCCCTGCTCGGAGGCTTGGGTGGATTGCTGCTCGGCTACTTCGGACGATTGGCGATTCCCCACCTGGTGACGAACGCTTGGGAAGAGCCGATGTCGGCGGCACCGTACGATTGGAAGGTCTTCGCATTCAATCTCGGGCTGTCGTTGCTGACCGGAATTTTGTTTGGCATCGCGCCGGCGTGGCAGGCGACGCGCGCGGAGGTGAACACGTCTCTGAAAGACAGCGCACAGAGTACGACACGGCGCCGGCGTGGATACGGTGGGAAAGCAGTGGTCGGATTCCAGATCGCGCTCTCGACCGTGCTGGTGTTGGGGTCGGGAATTTTTCTGCGGACGCTGGTGAACCTCACGTCGGTAGATCCGGGCTTCGAGACCAAGAACCTTGTTCTGTTCGAGATGCGATTGCCGCAAGCGCGGTATCCGGTGGGCAAGGACCTGGTCCTCTATCGCGACCTGGAGCAGCGCTTGGCGGCAATACCGGGCGTGGATTCGGTGGGATTGTCGAGCGTGACGCTGTTAGCACACAGTATGTCGAATGACGACTTTGTGCCGACGGGCCAGAAGCCGGAACCCGGCAAAGAGACTGCCGCGGACGACAACGCGGTGAATGACGACTTCTTCAAGACGATGCGGATCCCGATCCTTGCGGGACGAGCGTTCAACGCGAGCGATACGGAGACCTCACAGAAAGTTGCGATCGTAAACCAGGCGCTGGTAAAGCAGTTCTGGCCGAATGAGAATCCGATTGGGAAGACCTTTGAAACCAGCGGCAGCAACGATAAGAAGGAGTTGTTCACGATCGTCGGGCTGTGCGCCGACACGCATTACGACGACTTGCGCAAGGAGCCGCCGCCGACATTCTTCCTGAGCTATCGGCAGGCGTCGGACATTTCGTGGGGGATGACATTTGAGATCAAGACGCGGCAATCGCGCGCGGCGATTACGCCAATGTTGCGCGAGGCCCTGCGGTCGGTGGACCGTGACCTGCCGCTGACCGATGTCCGTACGCAGGACGAACAGATTGACGGCCTGCTGCAGCAGGAGAGACTGTTCGCGACGATCACTGGCGCGTTCGGCGTGCTGGCGCTGGTGTTGGCTTGCATCGGGATTTACGGGATCATGTCGTATAACGTAGCGCGGCGAACGAACGAAATTGGGATTCGCCTGGCGCTGGGCGCGAAGACACAACAGGTGCTGGCGATGGTGCTCAGAGAGGCATCGTGGCTGGCGATCGTGGGAGTTGTCGTGGGACTCGGCGCGGGATTGGCGCTGGTGCGGCTGATTCGCACAATGTTGTATGGAATGAAGCCGTGGGACCCGGTGAGCATTGCGATCGCGGCGGGATTGTTGTTGGGGGTTTCGCTGATCGCCGGATATGTGCCGGCGAGAAGAGCGTCGAAGGTTGAGCCGATGGTGGCGCTGCGGCATGAGTAG
- the selB gene encoding selenocysteine-specific translation elongation factor, producing the protein MKPVIVGTAGHIDHGKTALVRALTGIDTDRLAEEKRRGITIDIGFANLELAAASGEKLRIGFVDVPGHERFIRNMLAGVGGIDLVMLIISAEESIKPQTREHFDICRMLGIERGLTVLTKSDLVDEETLEVVKAEAREFVAGSFLEGSPVVAVSAKTGAGIAELKLELASVAVESRVKDAQAAMRLPIDRVFTMKGHGTVVTGTLISGTVKKEQEVEVHPREMKTRVRNVQVHGASAESAVAGQRTALNLANVAVEDLTRGMVLTEAGQFHPTRRVDVKLELLNGAPALKDRARVHFHAHTAETVAAVLLHEKKPKLESGTAYAQLRLAKPALLLPGDRFIVRQFSPLVTIGGGVVLDAEPLASPERLEFLRTLESGYAAEILKARVARRKSRGLTVAGAIAETGWMRGQFASRLKQLVEAKQVVQFGQHLLTSSVVSQLETGLVKHVNRFHDENRLVAGIGKETLRERVGAEPEIFAGVLERLVAAKKLIVSGEVVQAPGRGVAMKSDESESKKLIEDAFAKAGLQVPALKDVLAGVKLDHTRAQQVVTLLLRDRVLVKVSEELVFHQNALVDLRTRVVSAKSASPRIDVARFKELTGLTRKYAIPLLEWLDRERVTKRVGEERVIL; encoded by the coding sequence ATGAAGCCCGTCATAGTGGGGACTGCCGGACATATTGATCATGGGAAGACGGCGCTGGTGCGCGCGCTGACGGGGATTGATACCGATCGGCTCGCGGAGGAGAAGCGGCGCGGGATCACGATTGATATTGGGTTCGCGAACCTCGAACTGGCGGCGGCTTCGGGTGAGAAGCTGCGCATTGGCTTCGTAGATGTACCGGGGCATGAGCGATTCATTCGCAACATGCTCGCCGGGGTCGGCGGGATTGATTTGGTGATGCTGATCATCTCGGCGGAAGAATCCATCAAGCCGCAAACACGAGAACATTTCGATATTTGCCGGATGCTCGGGATTGAACGCGGGCTGACGGTGCTGACCAAGAGCGACCTCGTGGATGAGGAGACGCTCGAGGTGGTGAAGGCCGAGGCGCGCGAATTTGTGGCGGGATCATTTCTTGAAGGTTCTCCGGTAGTGGCGGTGAGTGCGAAGACAGGCGCAGGGATTGCGGAACTGAAGCTAGAACTCGCGAGTGTCGCGGTGGAATCCAGGGTGAAGGATGCGCAGGCGGCGATGCGGCTGCCCATTGATCGCGTGTTCACCATGAAGGGACACGGCACGGTGGTCACGGGGACCCTGATCTCCGGCACCGTGAAGAAAGAACAAGAAGTGGAGGTGCATCCGCGGGAGATGAAGACGCGGGTGCGCAACGTGCAGGTGCATGGGGCGTCGGCGGAGAGCGCGGTGGCGGGGCAGCGGACGGCGTTGAACCTGGCGAATGTGGCGGTAGAAGATTTGACGCGCGGGATGGTGCTGACCGAGGCGGGGCAATTCCATCCGACGCGGCGCGTGGATGTGAAGCTGGAATTGCTGAACGGAGCACCAGCACTGAAAGATCGCGCGCGAGTGCACTTTCATGCGCACACGGCAGAGACGGTGGCGGCCGTGTTGCTGCATGAGAAGAAGCCGAAACTGGAGAGCGGCACGGCGTATGCGCAGTTGCGGCTGGCGAAGCCGGCGCTGCTGCTGCCGGGAGATCGGTTTATTGTGCGGCAGTTTTCGCCGCTGGTAACGATTGGCGGCGGCGTGGTGCTGGATGCAGAGCCGCTGGCTTCGCCCGAGCGACTGGAGTTTTTGCGAACGCTGGAGAGTGGGTATGCGGCCGAGATTCTCAAGGCGCGCGTGGCGCGAAGGAAGTCGCGTGGGTTGACCGTGGCGGGTGCGATCGCGGAGACGGGATGGATGCGCGGACAGTTCGCTTCGAGACTGAAGCAGTTGGTGGAAGCGAAGCAGGTAGTGCAGTTTGGGCAGCATCTTCTGACATCGTCGGTTGTGAGCCAGTTGGAGACGGGGCTGGTGAAACATGTGAACCGGTTTCACGATGAGAACCGGCTGGTCGCGGGCATTGGGAAAGAGACACTACGCGAAAGAGTTGGCGCGGAGCCGGAGATTTTTGCTGGAGTGCTGGAGAGATTAGTCGCGGCGAAGAAGTTGATTGTCAGCGGTGAAGTGGTGCAGGCACCGGGACGCGGCGTCGCGATGAAGAGCGACGAGTCGGAATCGAAGAAGCTCATTGAAGATGCGTTCGCAAAGGCGGGGCTTCAGGTTCCTGCGCTGAAAGATGTATTGGCGGGCGTGAAACTGGATCACACGCGGGCGCAGCAGGTGGTAACGCTGCTGTTGCGGGATCGCGTGCTGGTAAAGGTTAGCGAGGAGTTGGTGTTTCATCAGAACGCGTTGGTGGATTTGCGAACGCGGGTGGTGAGCGCGAAGAGTGCGTCGCCGCGCATTGATGTTGCAAGGTTCAAAGAGCTGACCGGGCTGACGCGGAAGTATGCGATTCCCCTGCTGGAGTGGCTGGACCGCGAGAGGGTGACGAAGCGAGTTGGGGAAGAACGGGTGATTTTGTAG
- the trmFO gene encoding methylenetetrahydrofolate--tRNA-(uracil(54)-C(5))-methyltransferase (FADH(2)-oxidizing) TrmFO, with the protein MNLKIRIIGAGLAGCEAAWQCARRGLDVELYEMRPVKSTPAHQTSDFAELVCSNSLKSAGENSAPWLLKEEMRRGGSLLLEIAQKTSVPAGHALAVDRGAFAAEVTRVIEAEPRIRVVRGEVTKIDENDALTVIATGPLTSDALSQEIARLSGNTHLYFYDSISPIVEADSIDMSRVYMAARYDKGTADYINCPMNKEEYDRFLDALIEAHSVDAKEWENLNYFEGCLPIEEIARRGRDTLRFGPMKPVGLTDPKTGRYPYAVVQLRQENLRADSYNLVGFQNHLKYGDQARVMRLIPGLENAKFLRYGQIHRNTYINSPTLLTETLRMKEHPNVFFAGQISGVEGYVESIATGQMAGMHVSTVAMGHEPVAPPRATAFGSLVNYICHAEAKHFQPANITFDLLPQLDEAARRKVRDKKERHRMVCEAALKEFDGWLATSQIFQ; encoded by the coding sequence GTGAATTTGAAGATCAGGATTATTGGTGCGGGGTTGGCGGGGTGTGAAGCGGCGTGGCAGTGTGCGCGGCGCGGGCTTGATGTGGAATTGTATGAGATGCGTCCGGTGAAATCGACGCCGGCGCACCAGACTTCGGACTTTGCGGAGCTGGTGTGTTCGAACTCGCTGAAATCCGCGGGCGAGAATTCGGCGCCCTGGCTGCTGAAGGAAGAGATGCGGCGAGGCGGGTCGCTGCTGCTGGAGATTGCGCAGAAGACTTCGGTTCCCGCGGGACATGCGCTGGCGGTGGACCGTGGGGCGTTTGCCGCGGAAGTCACGCGGGTGATTGAAGCGGAGCCACGGATTCGCGTGGTGCGCGGGGAAGTCACGAAGATCGATGAAAACGATGCGCTCACGGTGATTGCGACGGGGCCGCTGACTTCGGATGCGCTGTCGCAGGAGATCGCGCGGCTTTCGGGTAACACCCACCTCTATTTCTACGATTCAATTTCGCCGATTGTGGAGGCGGACTCGATCGATATGTCGCGCGTATACATGGCCGCGCGCTATGACAAGGGCACGGCGGACTACATCAATTGTCCGATGAACAAAGAGGAGTACGACCGCTTTCTTGATGCGCTGATCGAGGCGCACTCGGTGGATGCGAAGGAGTGGGAGAACCTCAACTATTTCGAGGGCTGCCTGCCGATCGAGGAGATTGCGCGGCGGGGACGCGACACGCTGCGCTTTGGGCCGATGAAGCCGGTGGGGCTGACGGATCCGAAGACGGGACGGTATCCGTATGCGGTGGTGCAGTTGCGGCAGGAGAACCTGCGCGCCGATTCGTACAACCTGGTTGGGTTCCAGAACCACTTGAAGTATGGCGACCAGGCGCGGGTGATGCGGCTGATCCCCGGGCTCGAGAATGCGAAATTCCTGCGCTATGGGCAGATTCATCGCAATACGTACATCAACTCGCCGACGCTGCTGACCGAGACGCTGCGGATGAAAGAGCATCCCAACGTGTTTTTCGCGGGGCAGATTTCGGGCGTTGAAGGATACGTGGAGAGTATCGCGACAGGACAGATGGCGGGGATGCATGTGAGCACCGTGGCGATGGGACACGAACCGGTAGCGCCGCCGCGGGCGACGGCGTTTGGATCGCTGGTGAATTACATCTGTCATGCCGAAGCGAAACATTTTCAGCCGGCGAATATTACGTTCGATTTGCTGCCGCAACTCGATGAAGCGGCGCGGCGCAAGGTGCGCGACAAGAAGGAGCGGCATCGGATGGTGTGCGAGGCAGCGCTGAAGGAATTTGATGGGTGGCTGGCTACATCCCAGATATTCCAATAG
- a CDS encoding ABC transporter permease, producing MNLRDLFIDVFSTLWAHKLRTALTMFGIGWGVVSIVLMVAAGEGLRVGQKKQTENLGKDIMIVFSGGRTSMQAGGQRAGRRIKWRDTDIPQVKEDSPNCKYVLPELGNNVRIRSQYNNASLLISGSYPEFAEVRSIDVAQGSFYNWEDVRQTRRVAFLGSDAAKQLFPGRNALGETILLADHPYLVIGVMKKKDQDSSYDGFDVNKVFVPYTAAREDFPNKPPDDAHSLDRLLIVPNSVEEHMDCKREFRNSLGRIYTFDPRDKEAAGVWDTVEEAKEFQKMTDGMKYFLGAVGVTTLFLGAIGVMNVMLVAVRERTREIGVRKAVGAPARSILMQFFLETCIIVALSGGGGLLAAFGFCALVNLAPMPPFFAGLLPTWQSGLLATGLLGVIAVLAAMYPASEAARIDPIEALRYEAGG from the coding sequence ATGAATCTTCGCGATCTCTTCATCGACGTTTTCAGCACACTCTGGGCGCACAAGTTGCGGACCGCTCTCACTATGTTTGGGATCGGGTGGGGCGTGGTGTCGATTGTGCTCATGGTGGCGGCGGGCGAAGGGCTGCGCGTGGGCCAGAAGAAGCAGACCGAGAATCTTGGCAAAGACATCATGATCGTGTTTTCGGGCGGACGCACGAGCATGCAGGCGGGCGGGCAGCGCGCGGGGCGCCGCATTAAGTGGAGAGACACCGACATTCCGCAGGTGAAAGAGGATTCGCCGAATTGCAAGTACGTGCTACCGGAGCTGGGCAACAATGTGCGCATCCGCAGCCAGTACAACAATGCGTCGCTGCTGATTTCCGGTTCGTATCCGGAGTTCGCAGAAGTGCGAAGCATCGATGTGGCGCAGGGCTCGTTTTATAACTGGGAAGACGTGCGGCAGACGCGGCGGGTAGCGTTCCTTGGCAGCGATGCTGCGAAGCAGTTGTTCCCTGGGCGTAATGCGCTGGGTGAGACCATCCTGCTGGCGGATCATCCTTACCTGGTGATCGGCGTGATGAAGAAGAAAGACCAGGACTCGAGCTACGACGGCTTCGACGTCAACAAAGTTTTTGTGCCCTACACCGCGGCGCGCGAAGATTTTCCGAACAAGCCACCGGACGATGCGCACTCGCTGGACCGGCTGCTGATTGTGCCGAATTCCGTGGAAGAGCACATGGACTGCAAGCGCGAGTTCCGCAACTCGCTCGGTCGCATCTACACCTTCGACCCGCGTGACAAAGAGGCCGCCGGGGTTTGGGACACAGTAGAGGAGGCAAAAGAATTTCAGAAGATGACCGACGGGATGAAGTACTTCCTCGGTGCAGTCGGCGTCACAACGCTGTTCCTGGGTGCGATTGGCGTAATGAACGTGATGCTCGTGGCCGTACGCGAGCGCACGCGAGAGATTGGCGTGCGTAAAGCTGTGGGCGCGCCGGCGCGCAGCATCCTCATGCAGTTCTTCCTGGAGACGTGCATCATTGTGGCGCTGAGCGGCGGTGGAGGCCTGCTCGCCGCGTTTGGATTCTGTGCGCTGGTGAACCTGGCGCCGATGCCGCCATTCTTCGCGGGACTGCTGCCGACTTGGCAATCGGGACTGCTGGCGACCGGCCTGCTCGGGGTTATTGCGGTGTTGGCGGCGATGTATCCGGCGAGCGAGGCAGCGCGCATCGATCCGATTGAGGCGCTGCGTTACGAGGCGGGAGGCTAA
- a CDS encoding ABC transporter permease, with the protein MNMLKEVFIESWHALARNRTRSSLTMLGIVWGITSVTLLIAYGSGFRKVLVDGFDAFGRSVVIAWPGQTSSQAGGQRAGQKVRFEEADIEMVKANAGFVKTICPETVHNDSLTYGDRLANTAIRGVCPEYGTMRNEVAGEGRWLNATDEVERRHVVFLGNVLKTQLFSGRDAVGETVLIMGQRFTVVGVMDRKMQLSNYFSSDDRSAFIPHSAAGDLWDTKYASVLVFAPIAPQYEKRASKQVLAAIAERQHFSPSDEKAIQMFGRDEFRPIIDGLTIGLQVLLLFIGMLTLGIGGVGVMNIMLVSVDERIREIGLRRALGAKKWHIKLQFLAETMLLMLMGGVIGIGLSYLLSWAVGTLPLLGPLFEDDSGKGDIHLHISIFTVLLSTAVLVVTGIASGLVPAFKASRLDPVEALRYE; encoded by the coding sequence ATGAACATGCTGAAGGAAGTGTTCATCGAAAGCTGGCATGCGCTGGCGCGAAACCGCACCCGAAGTTCGCTCACGATGCTGGGCATTGTGTGGGGCATCACCAGTGTGACGTTGCTGATCGCCTACGGCAGTGGGTTCCGCAAAGTGCTGGTGGATGGGTTCGATGCATTCGGCCGCAGCGTGGTGATTGCGTGGCCGGGACAGACGAGCTCGCAGGCGGGCGGACAGCGCGCCGGACAAAAGGTGCGCTTCGAAGAAGCCGACATTGAAATGGTGAAGGCCAACGCCGGGTTCGTGAAGACGATTTGCCCGGAGACGGTGCACAATGACTCACTCACCTATGGCGACCGGCTGGCGAATACGGCAATCCGCGGCGTGTGCCCGGAGTATGGCACGATGCGCAACGAAGTTGCGGGCGAAGGGCGCTGGCTCAACGCCACCGACGAGGTCGAGCGGCGGCATGTGGTGTTCCTTGGAAATGTCCTGAAGACGCAGTTATTCAGCGGGCGCGACGCGGTCGGCGAAACCGTCTTGATCATGGGGCAGCGCTTTACCGTGGTCGGCGTGATGGACCGCAAGATGCAGCTCTCGAACTACTTTTCGTCCGATGATCGCTCGGCATTCATTCCGCACTCCGCAGCGGGCGATCTGTGGGACACGAAGTATGCAAGTGTGCTGGTATTTGCGCCTATCGCGCCGCAATATGAGAAGCGCGCGAGTAAGCAAGTATTGGCGGCAATTGCCGAGCGCCAACATTTTTCGCCAAGTGACGAAAAGGCGATCCAGATGTTCGGGCGCGATGAATTTCGTCCGATCATTGACGGACTGACCATCGGGTTGCAGGTGCTGCTGCTGTTCATCGGCATGTTGACGCTCGGAATCGGCGGCGTGGGCGTGATGAACATCATGCTGGTCTCGGTGGATGAACGCATCCGCGAGATCGGCCTACGGCGCGCGCTGGGCGCGAAGAAGTGGCACATCAAACTGCAGTTCCTGGCAGAGACGATGCTACTGATGCTGATGGGCGGCGTGATCGGAATCGGACTCTCTTACTTGCTGTCGTGGGCAGTGGGTACGCTGCCACTGCTCGGCCCGTTGTTCGAAGACGACAGCGGAAAGGGCGACATCCACCTGCACATTTCCATATTCACGGTGCTTCTCTCAACGGCGGTGCTGGTGGTCACCGGGATCGCCAGCGGACTGGTGCCGGCGTTCAAAGCATCGCGTCTTGATCCCGTAGAGGCGCTCCGCTACGAGTAG
- a CDS encoding DUF7544 domain-containing protein has translation MFKRFRFAFWLRMAVLGFFTAEMSSGGGGLGNFPTNFPDKSSGRHAGTQMPGHLAWFTPTHILELALAVAIFVVVLTLIILYINSRLRFVLFDAVLQGDTRLGEGWRKWRDAGQRYFAWQILLTVISWMLLILCLGLPAALLYSGHHLGVWHIDALGIATLVVAGLFYLLLAVVLGIVMVLAKDFVVPIMALENVGWQDGWRKFFEIARGQASDYVVYFLMKIVLRIGAGIVQGIIGVFVMLILIVPAVLAVIAGVAIGVGATMVVKAMLITAGIIGLLIMVFLMIAVSALIGAPVSFFFPSYAIYFFAGRYERLGRIVFPPPPPPPAPPAPIVPEPMPEPPPLPA, from the coding sequence ATGTTTAAGCGATTCCGCTTCGCCTTCTGGCTGCGGATGGCGGTGCTTGGGTTCTTCACCGCTGAAATGAGCAGTGGCGGGGGCGGTTTAGGCAACTTCCCAACGAATTTTCCGGACAAGTCTTCGGGCAGGCACGCGGGAACCCAGATGCCCGGTCACCTGGCATGGTTCACGCCAACGCACATCCTGGAATTGGCGCTGGCGGTTGCGATCTTTGTGGTCGTGCTCACCCTCATCATTCTTTACATCAATTCGCGACTGCGCTTCGTGCTGTTTGACGCGGTGCTGCAAGGCGACACGCGTCTCGGCGAAGGATGGCGCAAATGGCGTGACGCCGGGCAGCGGTATTTCGCATGGCAAATCCTTCTCACCGTCATCTCGTGGATGCTGCTGATTTTGTGTCTTGGGTTGCCAGCGGCGCTGCTCTACAGCGGCCATCATCTTGGGGTTTGGCATATCGACGCGCTGGGAATCGCAACCCTTGTGGTGGCTGGATTGTTTTATCTACTGCTCGCGGTGGTGCTCGGCATCGTAATGGTGCTGGCAAAGGACTTCGTGGTGCCGATCATGGCGCTGGAGAACGTGGGCTGGCAGGACGGCTGGCGAAAGTTCTTCGAGATCGCGCGCGGACAGGCGTCGGATTACGTGGTGTATTTCCTGATGAAAATTGTGCTGCGGATTGGCGCGGGGATTGTTCAGGGGATTATCGGAGTGTTCGTGATGTTGATTCTGATCGTCCCGGCAGTGCTAGCGGTAATTGCCGGCGTGGCGATTGGCGTAGGCGCCACGATGGTGGTGAAGGCGATGTTGATCACGGCGGGGATCATCGGATTGCTGATCATGGTGTTCCTGATGATTGCCGTCAGTGCGCTTATCGGCGCGCCGGTTTCGTTCTTCTTCCCGTCGTATGCGATCTATTTCTTCGCGGGAAGGTATGAGAGGTTGGGGAGGATTGTGTTTCCACCGCCGCCGCCCCCTCCTGCACCGCCGGCGCCGATCGTGCCGGAGCCGATGCCGGAACCGCCGCCTCTACCGGCATAG